The Cyprinus carpio isolate SPL01 chromosome B19, ASM1834038v1, whole genome shotgun sequence DNA window GatgttttgaattaagttttctgaaatgtttttaaatatttcgaCTGTCTAATTAAATATGAACTTGTTTGTATCTGTATCAGAACAGAAGTGTGATTATTGGATGAAGACAGGTCTGAAATTCATTGTTAAATCTTATCGACAATAGAGTTGAATGTTTTACAGAGGGTTTTTTGGAACTTTTTATgccatatttttatgaaattaaataatatatgaatagaAATGTCCATATAAatctcaaatagaaaacactaaTGATGAGAACTTTGATGAGATGAGAACGATGAGACAATTTTAAAGAAACAGATTTTTGAAAAGGTTTCTCCTGGAATAATTTTAGAGTTTTATTATACAGTGTCATACATTCTACAACCCCagttccagaaaagttgggacgttttgtaaaatgcaataaaatccaGAATCTGTGATCTGTTAATTCTCTTTAACTtgtataatttttaacttttagaAACCGTCATGCTGCGATGTTAAATATAGCcgcatgggctcaggagtacttcggAAAACCCCTGTCACTTTACAGTCCGCCACTGCgtcaagaaatgcaacttgaatctctGTTACTGGAGGAGAAAGCTATACATCAGCTtctgggccagagctcatctcagatagaCAAAAAGACAGTGCAAATGTGTGCTTTGctcagatgagtccacatttcagtgtgtttctgAGAAAAATGATGTTGAGTTCTCAGTGCCAAAGATCAAAGGGACCATCCGGACTTTCATCAGCGACTGATGCAAAAGAAAACATCTGTCATGGTATATGATTGCATCAGTGCAAACGGCATGGGTGACTGACAAATGTGTGAAGATACTATTGACATGGAGGCAAATACAGAGATATACACTTCCACCAAGTTGAAGTCTTTTATGGGcagtccatggttattagatcaagacgatgccagctctcattctgcatgtgctgcAACAGCGTGGTTTCGTAGAGACAGTGAATGTGTTAGACTGGCCTGCCTGCTGTCCAGATCTGActcttattgaaaatgtttgaCCAGTCATGCAAAGGAGAATCAGACAACGCCGATCACAGACTGCAGAGCTtctgaagtcttgtatcaagCGAGATTGGACAAAAATTTTGTTCGCAAAACTGAAACAATTAGTATCCTCAATtcccaaacaatgaaacattgtaattaaaaggtAAGTTGAGGTGAAacatgcctctgtcccaactcttttggagtgtgttgcagccatccaAATCAAAATTTGtctgtttacaaaataaaattaagttggtcagtgaaaaaaaatatttttttctttgtcaattaaataaaagttaaagaggaACACCAGATAAAATATTCTTGATATTTATGGCATTTCACAAaacgtcccaacttttctggaattgtatgtatttgttattgttcctattgttataattgttaatttaattatatttgtatgttgATTGTTTTTAAGATAAAGTTGTTAAATTATTCTAAACAATTTGTTGAAATATTGTAATCATAATACTGTTGACTTGAATATAGCCGCTGATATGGCATTAAATCCTAAATAAATAGACACAAATAGGTagtgtaataaaacaaacatttaaatatgtattttggagGTTTTCTTTCTAGTAGTACAAAAAGACGTGGATGAACAAAATCCAGAAATATTCAAACTGTTGAGTGCGTGAAATAAAAAGACAATGGTTTTGCCAATAGTGCCTTGCCTTAAGTGCTGATCTTTTTAGTAGCCTCATAATTGTTTTTGCTTCCAGCTGAACGAGCTCTAGACACAATGAACTTTGACGTGATCAAGGGTAGACCGGTCCGCATCATGTGGTCTCAGCGCGACCCCTCGCTGAGGAAGAGCGGCGTTGGGAACATCTTCATCAAGAACCTGGACAAGTCTATTGATAATAAAGCACTTTATGATACCTTCTCTGCATTTGGCAACATCCTGTCCTGCAAGGTAATGCGCATACACGCTTTTGAGTGTGCTTTGCATTGATTTGATGATTGAGTGTTGGATTTTTTTGTGCATGAGTGCTTCTTTTGGTCAGTGGGTGCATGATTTTATGCCTGATATCCTTTCTTAGTGGTTTGTGACGAGAATGGCTCAAAGGGCTACGGCTTTGTGCACTTTGAGACCCAGGAGGCCGCTGAAAGAGCCATTGAGAAAATGAACGGCATgttgctgaatgacagaaaagTGTAAGTGAGATTTTTAGCTTTGTCCCAAACCTGAGCATTAGGTTGAAGGAAAATTGCTAAAAGACCTTGTCAGCTAACATGAGGAGTGGCTTTGACTAACAGACTTGGTTTGGAATTGAAGTGTGTGGAAGGGTTGGACTAAGtgacattaaagtgtttttattaaaatgttgtaacataaaagttaaaggaatagttcaaccaggaataaaaattttctgaaaaattaCACTGATGGTaagtattctttttttgtttgtttttagcaaattttcatttttgggtgaacgattcctTAAAGCGACATTCTGAAAAACATTTTGGTGTCCATTTTTATATCACCTAATATACGTTTGTTTAAAGATTGCATGCAAGTATTACTGCATTATGACAGACAGTCTACAATCCTAGGTATGAAATTGTGCTCCACtgtcaataatttaataatttcaataatttgtCATCACTAAAATGTTCAcagaagtgcatttaaaatatacacttccattcaaaagtttgacgTCTGTAAGATGATTAAATGTAGTGCACTCACCAGTGctgcataaatgtataaaaaatgcagtaaaaacagtaatattgtgaaatattattgcattttaaaatgttttctgtttgaatatatttattcctgtgatgcaaagctgaattttcagcatcattactcctgtcttcagtgtcacatgatccttcagaaatcattctgatatctCCTGTATTAAgtgtaatgttatattttggaAATGGTTgtgatgtttagtttttttatggttaatttttattatgttattgtttttttattattcatcatcatcaaaaaaaatatataaaaaacagtatttgatgaatagattgtttttcaaaataagtttttgaaataaaaatcttttttaagattatagtctttactgtcaaattcaatttaatatgtccatgctgaataaagtatttctttcaaaaatcttacctagacttttcaatggtagtgtatatactaAACAAACCTGATTTATACAAGTTAAATAATTCTTCCTAGTTATTTGAGTAATAAACTGTGGAAAGCTTTCCTTGTTCATTTCGATTAAAGAAAATTTTTTCGGCTTGGTTTGGCTTTTAATGACTAATTACAAAGATAAATGGTATATTGTTGAAAAATCCTAAATGTCTTGTTAAAATGTAAACTACGTCAACCAGCCTCTTGAAATAACTACTTTGAGATCCTTTAGATTCTTCTATTAAACAATCCTAATTTCTATCAGGTTTGTAGGGCGCTTCAAATCTCGCAAGGAGAGGGAGGCTGAGCTCGGCGCAAGAGCCAAAGAATTCACCAACGTGTACATCAAAAACTTTGGGGAAGACATGGATGATGACAAACTCAAGGACATCTTCAGCAAATATGGTAAGTTCTTTGTAGTACTGCAATTTATACACTGTTATTCTCTAGCAACGTACACATTACCAAACCTTTTTCCCTTATTTGATGGTTCTGCCATGAGCATCCGTGTCATGACTGATGAAAATGGAAAGTCCAGAGGCTTTGGATTCGTGAGTTTTGAGAGGCACGAAGACGCCCAGAGGGTCAGTTCGACTTAATGTAGTCAAACTAATGTAACTGACTTCCTGACGGAAACTTGACCATAGGATGCACATGTACAATAGTTCTGCTCTCTTCTGACAGGCTGTGGATGAGATGAACGGCAAAGAACTGAACGGGAAGCTCATCTATGTGGGTCGTGCTCAGAAGAAAGTGGAGCGGCAAACTGAGCTCAAGCGCAAATTTGAACAGATGAAGCAGGACCGCATGACTCGCTACCAGGTCAGTGAGGGTGAACTCTGACCTCTGCAGCCTTGTCAAATTCAGTGTTTCCTCCTCAGTGGACCACACTGGCCAAAACGGCTGCAACAGTGAATTTGTAGCCCATGGGCCTCACGTTCCTGTATAGTGGATATTGGGGATAGAAGGGCTATGTACAAGTGTTTCTTATTCAAGGACATGAGTTAGACTGTGTAACTGCATTTgaatctttaattttatttattaaatccagTGGAGATGTGTTGTAGGTGCCCTCACAGATGCAGTTCTTCACAGCCATTTGCTGTCTTTACAGGGTGTCAATCTGTACGTGAAGAACTTGGATGATGGTATTGATGACGAGCGTCTTCGTAAAGAGTTCTCTCCCTTCGGTACAATCACCAGTGCCAAGGTACGATTGTGAATCCGTCTGATCAAGTTATTTATACACATTCTAGACATTTTCTGTAAGAACTAAATGTACACACTGATGGtcttataaaaatgcattggATTTAAAAATGGATTGTTTTACTTTAATGCACTTTCTTGGTGTAATTGTGTACAATTTTTCAGTGCAGAAATGTTTTTAGTTACTGTACTAAAGCCTAAAAATACCATTGCACAAAAATTGAAGACTTCCCCCTCTTCTGTCACAGGTCATGATGGACGGTGGTCGCAGTAAAGGCTTTGGGTTTGTCTGTTTCTCTTCCCCTGAGGAAGCAACTAAAGCCGTGACTGAGATGAATGGCCGTATTGTGGCCACTAAGCCACTGTATGTGGCTCTTGCTCAGCGCAAAGAGGAACGGCAGGCCCATCTCACCAACCAGTACATGCAGAGGATGGCCAGTGTCCGTGCAGTGCCAAACCCCGTTATCAACCCCTACCAACCTGCACCTCCATCAGGATACTTCATGGCTGCCATTCCACAGGTGGGTTGCTGTCTTATTGCTTAGATTAACATTActtctgatttttcttttctttcccttaATGATTTCCTTTCATCGCAGGCCCAGAACAGAGCTGCGTATTACCCTACCAGTCAGCTCACTCAGCTCAGACCCAGTCCCCGCTGGGCCACACAGGGTGTCCGGCCTCAGCGTAAGTCACCTTTGTATCTCAGAAACCTGCTTCATTACATGAATCCAGTAGCACTGATTCATACTAATAAAGACTTTGAACCTTTCCAACAGACTTCCAGAACATGCCAGGCACAATGCGGCCATCTGCCCCCAGACCTCAGTCCTTCAACACCATGCGTCCTGCATCTCAGGTGCCTCGCATGATGTCCACACAGCGTGTTGGTGAGTAGTTTCAGCCTTTACATGCACCACAGCACCATCAGGTTTTGGTGACATAGAATATTCAGTAGGACTGGGGAAATAATTTGAGGCATCGTGAAATGATTCCGCATCGATTCTGAGCTTTTCCCGAATGCATCGGGATTCTTTCTCAAGTCGAtcagttttgaacagcagatggcgctgcatgctttagaaacagccgtactctgcttgtttcctaatccttacacacacttgagcctaaaataatcattcataaaattcagaAAGGTTGAAGTGAATTACAAGGGTGTTCACGGTGggctgtttacattaatctcacgtcataaaagcattctgagcCGAGGTGAAATTACATGACTCAGCCAAACACACAAGCGCTCTTCAGCAGTCTTCTTCTTCAGCATTTGAGTGTGCGGATAAAAACTATATTAGAGCATCTGCTGTTGaaatctaagctcagaatcgattccagagagaatcgTGATGCATCTCAATTGATCCACAaatcgattctgcatcgatttatcATCGCAGACCCTAATATTCAGTGATTTTGTGAATGTTGTGATTTAACATACTTGATTTCATTTGCCTTTTAAGTTTCTTAAAGACCATGTCATTAAACACGGAAATCTGCTGTCGTGCAGTTTATATTTAACCCTAATCAAGACAAAAGCATTTTACATCTTACCATTTTAAACTTTCTTGGCTTCAGTGGCTGTTGGTTTAAACGATGGTTCCTTAAAAAACAGCCTCATAATAACTTTGGGTCCGTTTTGACCTGCCAAGagatatgtgacctgtgctggaaAAAGGAATCacaatgagtacattttcagaaaggagttatttttatttttacattctccATTTAAAGACCTTCTAAATGGAATCTGACAGGAAATGACAGATACACAGATACGTTTGAAGTCGATGGAGTCAGCAATgtcaattttaagaaaaatatgagttttctgaaggttccaaagcaGAATCACCTAGCAGCATTGCATTTACACTTTTAAACCATAAGATTGCATTGTTTTTGAGCAGTTATGAGTTAAAAGCTGAGAGGAACTTAATTAAATCAACTGATCTTTCAGTTGAGTTTGTTACTGGTGATTCTCAGATTACACATTATTATGAATTGCATAATAATATTCAAACAATttcttataaatattgaaaagttTTGCTTCAGTGGTTATTCTGGAGTTCATGTACAACCACAACATttcttgatttaataaaaagGTGTAAATGTAGTAATAACAAGGTAATAATACAGTAACAATCAAATCTGACTTTCTTGTTTCCCATTCATTTAATAAAGAAGTTATTGATCATatgcaatttgtttttaatttaaaaaatacgcAAATAATGACCGGGTCTGAACAGTCCCCAGAATGCAagaatattattcaaattttgaATGCATAATGAGGGCTGAataatttcagagattgttgcaGAAAAACAGTCACCTTACATGTGTGTGCAACAATGCTTGTAATAGATGAATGTGGTGATCTCTCCACATCCAAACATTCCCATTATTAATATTGAGTTTATGATTGTGTTTCTGTCTCAGCTGCTCAGACTATGGGTCCACGACCCAGCACTGCAGCGGCTGCAGCTTCCGCTCCTCCAGTGCGCGGCGTACCGCAGTACAAATACACCCCCAGTGTCCGCAGCCCCCAGCAGCACATGAACACACAGCCTCAGGTGACCATGCAGCAGGTAACTGCGCTACACCTTTATCCCATCATGCCTGAAAGATGTGCTTTTGAGTTTACTGTACTCTGTGCTGGGGAGTAAGTagttataattacataatataattacaaaataaggttacactttattttaaggtgtccttgttacagtttaattatacatttaagcactgagtaatattaattaactacaagtacttactgtatggttagaGTTAGGACTATGGTTTgatttagggttacttgcatgtaattatgcataatttattgttattatgatagtAAGTACATCTAACGTGTAACAATCAtttttacacactgcctccgaaactttcatccgtcattaaaaaaaaaacatttggatcgCGTTCGATTTTCTGCATCCGCagcaagcattttgagaggttttttttacaattcagaaCCACTGTACAAGCAAACACCAAAATCCAGAATGATGATTGTTAAAATTCATCCACTTCGTCTCATagcacaaagcactgtaaagatcCTTGCACGCTGAGGTCACAGAAATTAGTGgtatttttaatatgtggctctaGTATCGCTAGCAAAGCATCAAACTGAGTCACTGACATCCTGAAGTAATCTTTGAATCGGCCGGGATAATCGCACCGCTCCTTAATAAAGAGGGGAACTCTCCTTCCTCTATATCTCAGGATTGGATGGACCTCTTTTTAAGAGGCAagaggacaacaaaatcatcctcactgctTGAAGACTCCGTTTAGTACTGTTTTGTggattttttcaaattaatacgCATCGGACTCAGCATGCAAGGTTTCTGTGCATGATGAATACgaaaaaactagtgctgtcaaatgattactcccatccaaaataaaagtttttgtttatataatatatgtgtgtgtactgtatatttattatgtatatataaaaacacacatacagtatatattttgaaaaatttacatatacatttatattctaatattttatattatgtataaatatattatatttatatgtacataataaatatacacaatgtacacacatatattgtgtaaacaaaaacttttattggggatgcgattaatcacgattaattgtttgacaacaCTAGAAAAACACTTTCAGACTCCGTGAGCAAGGAACTTTactgttagatgccagtgtttcctgtcatagataggcaaagaattttttttttttttaaacagttaaaatagCTATTAAACCATaccttatgattttaaatctgtatttaacttaAAAGGAAAATGCAGTGCtaaatctgattttgtggtggctgtgctttgaaatttaatttttataatcttaaatcaaatgaagaaacattttaaaagtctgacagtaatcagtgttgagcactactcCAACTTTAACCCTGCaggctttaaatgtttcaaaatgattaacaatcTTTTAGGAATTtagaaaagaaatcaaaaagtaatcaaattaacaAAGTAATTGAAATGGTTACACTACATTTtgaatagggtaacttgtaatctgtaacctattacatttccaaaggaACTTCCCAGCACTGACTGTACTGGTTTACTCTGTTTACAGCCTGCTGTGCACGTGCAAGGACAGGAACCGCTCACGGCCTCCATGCTCGCCGCTGTGGCTGCTTGGGTGCAGAAGCTGATGATGGGTAGAAGCTGCTGCTTTTCACTGCATGCTCCTCCCACCACCTGATGAAACCAGGCTAATGTTGCATTTTCCTCTCACAGGTGAGCGTCTCTTCCCACTTATCCAGAATATGCATCCCAGCCTGGCTGGCAAGATCACCGGTATGCTGCTGGAAATCGACAACTCAGAGCTCCTGCACATGCTGGAGTCTCCAGAGTCTCTGCGCTCCAAGGTTGGACTCGTTGCTGAACGGTGTTTTTGTGAACCGCATGGAATGtagtgttttgatgttttgtcGATGTCTGACAGGTCGATGAGGCGGTGGCCGTACTCCAGGCTCACCAGGCTAAAGAGGCCGCTCAGAAGACCGTGACCAACTCTACTGGCGTGCCAAGCGTCTAAGCCAAGGTAACGTTTTTCTCTGCTTGTGTCAAATGTTTATTGTGTTGGGAACTGCGAGGTCACGATGTCTGTTTTACAGGGGGACAAGGCCTTGAATCTTCACCGAGAGGAAAAagtaaacattgaaaaaaataaaaacagaaaacatcgcAAAACATTGAAAAcgatatttaaaaaagaaacttgaAAGAGCCAGGTCTAGAGACAGAGGCATTCTAGGCCTAGttaaggtattttaaaaaaaggaacaaaaaaaggaaaaacggaCTAAAATAATGTTGggggtctaaaaaaaaaataaaaatccacagtATAGGGAATAAACAGCCGTAAAGCATTCCTGCcttgttttattgcttttaaagCCTGGCTATGTCATGTTCTCAGTAGGAGAACTGACTGAACCAGCAATCTGAAGTTATCTTAAATTCTAAATATGCTTGCTCAAAtaaagttcattaaaaatgtGCGAGTGTCTTTTTCAGATCTCTTTCAGGGGGATTTGGGATGCTAATGGTGTTGTGTTTTAAGTTCATGTCCTTAGACTAGATTCAGTCTTGTAACACTGCACTTTTACAGGCTGTGTGTGATTACTGGGAAGAACAAGGGTTAGGAATGATGGAATCAAAGAGGAAGATGATGAGTGCCAGGAAGGGAGTGTAGCTGCACAAAAAAGGAGAACAAAAACTGCATGGcagactttttttaattattattgggATGTTTACAAAGAAATGGGATGTTGGGATCATTAAGTGGAACCCTATTGTTCTACAGttctgttgttaaaaataaaggcaGGACGTGAAGAAATTGTGAAGGGTCAGCAGGACAATCCTGGTAAAACTTACTGCTAACtaattttttcccccatcatTGGGAGCCCTTTTGAAGTTGTGGAGTGCTATGGTTTTCTAATAAGTAGGGTAACAGAGGCGATGTAATTGCTCGGCTGTAAAGCCCCTGCTGAGCTCATGTCTGTTCGGAGGTACCTTACTGTTGAagttatttttagacattttaatttcAAGGAAAGTGCACACTGTTTCTAATTTCTCTTAAGTTACTGTATGCGTGAACATTAATTTCAAAAGTAGGTCACTGAGATGCTTCTTCAATCTGATGAGTTGTTTACATAGTTTAGAAGTATACTGTAGGTAATCATCAGGTTGGTTAGCAAGGGCATGGATAGACTACAAAAGTGCCTTCCCCTTATATGGGTGATCTTTCAAGGAATACAGCATCACTGATTCTGAAGAAACGTTACTTAAGAATTCCAGTTTAAAATGACGGATATAGAATTTTAGTGTCACTTTAGTTTGTCTTGAGTTTCACTtatgtttaataacttttaatatttacattttggatttaatttcaaatttttggGCTTTGTCTCCTGCACACTTAactcttaaacattttttatcatttttaaa harbors:
- the LOC109055785 gene encoding polyadenylate-binding protein 1A, yielding MNPSAPSYPMASLYVGDLHQDVTEAMLYEKFSPAGAILSIRVCRDMITRRSLGYAYVNFQQPADAERALDTMNFDVIKGRPVRIMWSQRDPSLRKSGVGNIFIKNLDKSIDNKALYDTFSAFGNILSCKVVCDENGSKGYGFVHFETQEAAERAIEKMNGMLLNDRKVFVGRFKSRKEREAELGARAKEFTNVYIKNFGEDMDDDKLKDIFSKYGSAMSIRVMTDENGKSRGFGFVSFERHEDAQRAVDEMNGKELNGKLIYVGRAQKKVERQTELKRKFEQMKQDRMTRYQGVNLYVKNLDDGIDDERLRKEFSPFGTITSAKVMMDGGRSKGFGFVCFSSPEEATKAVTEMNGRIVATKPLYVALAQRKEERQAHLTNQYMQRMASVRAVPNPVINPYQPAPPSGYFMAAIPQAQNRAAYYPTSQLTQLRPSPRWATQGVRPQHFQNMPGTMRPSAPRPQSFNTMRPASQVPRMMSTQRVAAQTMGPRPSTAAAAASAPPVRGVPQYKYTPSVRSPQQHMNTQPQVTMQQPAVHVQGQEPLTASMLAAVAAWVQKLMMGERLFPLIQNMHPSLAGKITGMLLEIDNSELLHMLESPESLRSKVDEAVAVLQAHQAKEAAQKTVTNSTGVPSV